CAGCCGAATGGTCATTATCTACAAATTCTGTGAATGAAGATAATGACGGCTGAGAACACGCTGACAAACATAGCAAAGATACCAGAGGGAATAGAGCTATGATCAATAAGATCTTAGAATAATAATAGCGCAAAAACAAAAGCAAAGAGTGCAAAAGATTCAACTATCCCAATAGAAGCAAAAGATTTCCCGTAAATAGCTGAAGAACGTGCGTAGGCTTGAATAGCACTTACACAACATTTCCCCTGCATTACAGCAGATATTAACAAAGCTACGCCTACAGAAAGTCCCATAGCAATAGCTCCGACAGCACTAACTTTACCATCTTTAATGCCATCACGAAGCAAAAGCATGAAAATTAATCCATAGATGGATTGTGATGAAGGCATTGCTGACAGGCCTATAATTTTTCCATGTCCTTCGTCAATTCTGGACATCACAGCGTGTGAAGCAACGCCTGCCATGCCACAGCCCATGGCACTGCCTATCATTGCCAAGCCCATCGCTAAAACAGGACCAACAACCGATAAATCAATCATTATGTACCTCTATATCTTAATAATAACCGCAAAAGAAAACTTCAAAGAACCAATTCTTTGATTATCTTCTGCTTACAACATGATCTTTTCTAATAACAACTACGAGATTCTATCAAACTATAGAATTATTATCTAAATCAATCCCTAGGAATCCGCAGCCTTGTGGCAAACTCTTTTCCTTAAAGGTTGGAGAAGCTTTCCTCCACCGTCAAAACTGTAGTGATACCATTCAATAAAATTTAATCGAAGACCATGAATCACTCCCCCCATAATAGAAAGAAGAATGTTCACAGAATGACCAAATACAATAATAACAAAAGCTACAGCTGGTGAAAAACGATTACTAATCTGTACGATAGTTGTTCCTACCATAGCTCCTGCCAATCCTAAAGCGTATATTCGCAAATAGGAAAGGACATCAGAAAATACCTGAATAATTACAGTAATTTCATCAATACCGCGCACACCGCGTTGCACTACAGCACCAAGTACAGCAAGGCCTATACCAGCAAATACTCCGTAATAACCAATCACTCCCCCAAGATCGTAAGGAATATGAAATAGATAATGTACTAAAGAGACTGACTGCAGGTATAGGGGTAAATACAGATAAGCCCCGAACATAAATACAATCCATCCCAAGCCGGAAAAACGCTGCCGAATATAACGCAACATTCCCAGAGCCATATGAACAACCCCAACGAACAAAGCTAATTCCATTAGGATGCTATCTGTAAATTTATCGTAAATAATAGCACGTCCTACAGCCTCTCCACTACTTTTCTCTGTAGCGAGCAGAAACTCTTCGGGAGTTTTCTTATCCTTTAATGAAGGATACTCATTTACCAACTCTTTATAGCCCTTTGGATGTTGATCCAAATAGTACGCAGATTTTTTCATAGCCAACATGTGCGTAAGAGAGAATTCTCTTAAGGAACTTGAAGGACTAATTGTCATTCCAAAAAATGATGTTGTGGCGAAGCCCCAGAAAACACAACCGAGACCTAAAATTGAAAACATTTTTAGGAAACGTGCTAATGCCTTAGATCCTTTGAGAGAACGACGAGCTTTAAATGTTATGAATAAGGATGTCGCCAAAAATACAAGTCCGTATCCCCCATCATTGACAATCATAGCAAAGAAAAAGAAGAACGAGACAAATACCCATAATGAAGGATCTTTATCAGAAGATGCTGGGGTGTCATAGATATTTACGAGATCTTCTCCGATTCTTCCTAGACCATGATTTTCTAAGTATGTGGGGACTACCTCATCAGGATTTGGAGCCACCTTGTACATACAAATATCAAACTTCTCACATAACTTTTCTAATTCTTTGATGCGATCTGCAATTACCCATCCAGAAATAGTAAAAACCTTACCATCAAAAAGCTCTTCAACACTTTCCTCAGCATGTTTTAAGCGCTGCTCGTTATCGTAATCACAAAAACCTTCGAGAATATCCTGACGATACGCATAAAGCTCACAAATCCTAGATCTCTTACGATGGATATCCCTTAAAAGAACTGATTCTTGAGATTGCAACTCATTAACAGAATGGGGAGCATCTATCTCTGTAAATTGTTCTTTAGATAAATTTACAACACCAATAACAGCGTAATAATCAAAATTATACGCGGTGGATAAATAGAAAACGTTAGATTGATCGTATTCTAAATCTTGACCATCCACATGCTTTCTGTAGAAAAATCGTATTGTTAACCCTGTTTTCTGAGTAAACTCAGAGATATCACTAGAAGAAAAGTTTCCTAACGGCTTTACCCTAACAATTTCCTTCTTTAAAGCTTTTGTTGTCTCCGTTAAGGAGAGGATTTCCTGATTTAAAGAAAATACTTCGTCTAACACCTGATCTACTGTTAATTCTTCAGGTTTTGACAATGACAAGTCAGATACAGCGTATTCACCGCGTAGGGAATTTAAAATTTTCAAGCAATCGGAAAAACGCCGCAACCTTTCAGAGGTAATTAATCTTTTATCTGAGATAAATTCTACAACACCAAGCTCTCTACAAGCGGTAAAAAATTCCGATCGATTTCTTCCAATAAAGAGATACTTATCTACATTTACGCGCATTCGGATTCCTCCTTACGCTGTTGTATCTTTTTCTTAGCCATTTTTACCTGACCAACATCAGTAATACTACGATCACTTAAGAAAATGGCTATTTTCTTAATCATCTGAGTGGTCTCAGGAATAAGCTTCTTCTCGAATAAATTTACTCGAATAGATACATTTCTTAATTCTTCTTCTAGAATCTTTTGCTTTTCTACAGCCACTTCAGAGCGCACTTTATTCACTACAAATTCTCGGGAGCAAGCTACTAAAGTATCGATCCAAATAGGAGTATCTAAAATAGAATATGAGGATTCTGATAATACAATATTCTTAACTACGGGAACTTCTACGCCTGTAATATTCTCGTATTCTTTATCAACCTTCTCAATCTTAAAGCTATTTAAAACAGCATCAACATAAAGAGGAACGCTAAACAACTCTGCAAAAGCATAGATGCGTTCTCTAGATTCTTCATATGCTTGCAAGCTTTCATAGGCCTCTCGAACAGCATTAGAGACTTCTACTTGCAACAACGATTTCTTTAATTTTAACGTTGGCAGATAGGTCTCTAACCGCGCAAGCTTTACCTTTTCTAAGCGGTAGGCATTTTTTGTGAGCTTTATCTGTGAAGACATGACTTCGGCCAATACTTGTTAATCAACTGTTCCTTTATTCCCACTTCTTCAGAATGGAAACTTTGAGCAAGAATTTTCCAACCAATATCCAGAGCTTCTTCCAAAGGAATATTGACTTCTAAACTCATGAGTCGTGTTTCAAAAAGCTCAGCAAATGCCAGTAACTTCTTATCCCAATTAGATAATTTAAAGCCCATGGACATTCTTTCGGCAGCTTTACGAGAATCAGCATATAGTCGTATTAATGAGTTAGCGAGATCGCCATGGTCTTCTCGAGTTACCTTACCAATAACTAGCTGCTTTAAACGAGATAGGGAACCAAAAGGATCAATACGGTTATTCTTTAGGTAAAACTGCCCTTCTGTAATGAATCCTGTGTTATCAGGAACTGGATGGGTAATATCATCTCCAGGCATAGTAGTAACACTAATCAGAGTAATTGATCCTCCATCTGCAATATCCACAGCTTTTTCATAACGCAAAGCAAGATCAGAGTATAGTGATCCAGGATAGCCACGATTTGCAGGTATCTGATCCATAGTGATGGCGATTTCTTTCAAAGCATCTGCAAATGCTGTCATATCTGTTAGTAACACCAATACATTCTTGTTGTGATCTACGGCAAATTTTTCAGCGCAAGCTAATGCCATATCTGGAATTAACACGCATTCTACGGGAGCGTCTACGGCTTTGTGAATAAACATAACACATTTATCAGCAAAACCTAATCTCTTAGACTCATCAACGAAAAAGCTATAATCAACAAATGTCAATCCCATACCACCGATAATAACAATATCCGCATCTGTTTGTGCTGCGATACGCATTAATAAGGCGTTATGATTCTCTCCAGAAGAAGAAAAAATAGGAATTTTCTGAGACTTTACCAAACAATTGAACACATCAATCATGGGGATGTTGGTCTTCACCATGTCCCTTGGAACAACACGACAAACAGGATTGAACGTTGGTGTGGAAATTTGAATAGGTTCTCCAAAACATTCGCCTTCACCATCGATAGGTTTGCCTATGCCATTTAATCGTCTTCCAATTAAGGATTCACCATAGGTAACTTCCATAGCACGACCGAGGAATATCACTCGATCTCCAGTAGATAAGCCAGAAGTCCCTCCAAACACTTGCAAAGTGACTTTTTTGGCGTCAAAACGTAAAACAGAGGCATACGAAGATCTCCCATCTGTTCTTTCAATTTCTGCTAACTCGCCTAAACGTGCTCCCTCTGCCTCTACGGTTATCAAATTCCCTTTGATATCAGTAATTTTTGTATATATTGTCTGCATAACCTTTACGCTGTTTGTACCATCTTCGTCTCTAACAACCTGAGGACAACTTCCATACCTTCCTTGTATTCATCAGAAAGAAACTTCTGTCCATTTAGGGTTTTGATTTTACTTTGTAGTTCAAGGAAAAAACTCCTCGCACTATCGGGACAGTCAAAGCTAAATTTTGAATCAAAAATGCGACTCATTAATGAAAATAGCTCAATTTGCCGATCAAAAGGACAATAGCAATCTACAGAATCGAAAGCATTTTGTTGGAGATAGCAAAAATCATACAGCTCTGCTTTTAGGTAAATCTCCATGTCATCCATAGGAATACCCTCTTCTCCAACCACTTCCATACGTTTTCCGATTTCCGAACCCTCGCGAAGAAAATGGTTTGCTTTTTTTACAGCTTCCCCCCAGCCCTGAACTTTGCTTTCTAATATTGCCCCGACCTGGTCCAAATACTTAGACCATGAAATCATAGGGTCAACTGAAGGATAGCGTCTGGCATCAGCACGAGCCTTGGAGAGGCCACAAAATGCTCCTACCACTGATAAAGTAGCCTGTGTTACGGGCTCTTCAAAATTTCCTCCCGCAGGAGATACAGCACCACATATTGTTAAAGACCCTTCAGAACCATCTTTCATACGTATGGCTCCTCCACGTTCATAAAATGCTGCTATTCTCGATGCTAAATACGCTGGAAACGCTTCTTCTCCAGGAATTTCCTCTAATCTTCCGGAGATTTCCCGTAATGCTTGAGCCCATCGAGATGTAGAATCAGCAAGTAAAAGTACGTCCAGACCCATTTGTCTGTAGTATTCAGCAATAGTAATTCCTAAGTATATTGAAGATTCCCTAGCAGCTACAGGCATTGAAGATGTATTACAAATAATACAAGTTCTGTGCATCAAAGACTCTCCTGTATGAGGATCTGTAAGATGAGGGAACTCCTGTAATACCTCTACAACTTCGCCAGCACGTTCTCCACAAGCACAAAGAATCACAATATCTACAGCGGCGTATTTGGATAGGTGATGTTGTAAAACTGTTTTTCCTGCTCCAAAAGGACCAGGAGTACAAAATGTCCCGCCTTTCAACACAGGAATTTGCGTATCTAAAATACGTACGCCTACGTCCATGATTTCATGACAGGGAATCTTTTCTCCACGGATAAAGGCCTGCTTAATCGGCCATTTTTGTACCATGGTAAAGCTATATTCTTTTCCTTCGGCATCACGTCCCTTGGCAATTACCGTATCAACGCTATAACTACCCTCTGAGATTACCCAGGTAATCGTAACATCTTTAAAACAAGAAAAAGGAACCATGATCTTGTGATCGAAGTACCCTTCCTTAACAAAACCGATAGCGTCCCCTGGAGATAAAAGGTCGCCTACAACAGCCTTAGGTGTATATTCCCACAAGGTATGCTTACAAAGGGCGT
This window of the Chlamydia sp. BM-2023 genome carries:
- a CDS encoding ATP synthase subunit C, with the translated sequence MIDLSVVGPVLAMGLAMIGSAMGCGMAGVASHAVMSRIDEGHGKIIGLSAMPSSQSIYGLIFMLLLRDGIKDGKVSAVGAIAMGLSVGVALLISAVMQGKCCVSAIQAYARSSAIYGKSFASIGIVESFALFAFVFALLLF
- a CDS encoding V-type ATP synthase subunit I: MRVNVDKYLFIGRNRSEFFTACRELGVVEFISDKRLITSERLRRFSDCLKILNSLRGEYAVSDLSLSKPEELTVDQVLDEVFSLNQEILSLTETTKALKKEIVRVKPLGNFSSSDISEFTQKTGLTIRFFYRKHVDGQDLEYDQSNVFYLSTAYNFDYYAVIGVVNLSKEQFTEIDAPHSVNELQSQESVLLRDIHRKRSRICELYAYRQDILEGFCDYDNEQRLKHAEESVEELFDGKVFTISGWVIADRIKELEKLCEKFDICMYKVAPNPDEVVPTYLENHGLGRIGEDLVNIYDTPASSDKDPSLWVFVSFFFFFAMIVNDGGYGLVFLATSLFITFKARRSLKGSKALARFLKMFSILGLGCVFWGFATTSFFGMTISPSSSLREFSLTHMLAMKKSAYYLDQHPKGYKELVNEYPSLKDKKTPEEFLLATEKSSGEAVGRAIIYDKFTDSILMELALFVGVVHMALGMLRYIRQRFSGLGWIVFMFGAYLYLPLYLQSVSLVHYLFHIPYDLGGVIGYYGVFAGIGLAVLGAVVQRGVRGIDEITVIIQVFSDVLSYLRIYALGLAGAMVGTTIVQISNRFSPAVAFVIIVFGHSVNILLSIMGGVIHGLRLNFIEWYHYSFDGGGKLLQPLRKRVCHKAADS
- a CDS encoding V-type ATP synthase subunit D, producing MSSQIKLTKNAYRLEKVKLARLETYLPTLKLKKSLLQVEVSNAVREAYESLQAYEESRERIYAFAELFSVPLYVDAVLNSFKIEKVDKEYENITGVEVPVVKNIVLSESSYSILDTPIWIDTLVACSREFVVNKVRSEVAVEKQKILEEELRNVSIRVNLFEKKLIPETTQMIKKIAIFLSDRSITDVGQVKMAKKKIQQRKEESECA
- a CDS encoding V-type ATP synthase subunit B, translated to MQTIYTKITDIKGNLITVEAEGARLGELAEIERTDGRSSYASVLRFDAKKVTLQVFGGTSGLSTGDRVIFLGRAMEVTYGESLIGRRLNGIGKPIDGEGECFGEPIQISTPTFNPVCRVVPRDMVKTNIPMIDVFNCLVKSQKIPIFSSSGENHNALLMRIAAQTDADIVIIGGMGLTFVDYSFFVDESKRLGFADKCVMFIHKAVDAPVECVLIPDMALACAEKFAVDHNKNVLVLLTDMTAFADALKEIAITMDQIPANRGYPGSLYSDLALRYEKAVDIADGGSITLISVTTMPGDDITHPVPDNTGFITEGQFYLKNNRIDPFGSLSRLKQLVIGKVTREDHGDLANSLIRLYADSRKAAERMSMGFKLSNWDKKLLAFAELFETRLMSLEVNIPLEEALDIGWKILAQSFHSEEVGIKEQLINKYWPKSCLHR
- a CDS encoding V-type ATP synthase subunit A, which codes for MVATSGQTTQGYVVEAYGNLLRVRFNGHVRQGEVAYVNVEDTWLKAEIIEVVGQEVKIQVFEDTQDVRRGALVTFSGHLLEAELGPGLLQGIFDGLQNRLEVLAESSFFLKRGEYVNALCKHTLWEYTPKAVVGDLLSPGDAIGFVKEGYFDHKIMVPFSCFKDVTITWVISEGSYSVDTVIAKGRDAEGKEYSFTMVQKWPIKQAFIRGEKIPCHEIMDVGVRILDTQIPVLKGGTFCTPGPFGAGKTVLQHHLSKYAAVDIVILCACGERAGEVVEVLQEFPHLTDPHTGESLMHRTCIICNTSSMPVAARESSIYLGITIAEYYRQMGLDVLLLADSTSRWAQALREISGRLEEIPGEEAFPAYLASRIAAFYERGGAIRMKDGSEGSLTICGAVSPAGGNFEEPVTQATLSVVGAFCGLSKARADARRYPSVDPMISWSKYLDQVGAILESKVQGWGEAVKKANHFLREGSEIGKRMEVVGEEGIPMDDMEIYLKAELYDFCYLQQNAFDSVDCYCPFDRQIELFSLMSRIFDSKFSFDCPDSARSFFLELQSKIKTLNGQKFLSDEYKEGMEVVLRLLETKMVQTA